One region of Motacilla alba alba isolate MOTALB_02 chromosome 24, Motacilla_alba_V1.0_pri, whole genome shotgun sequence genomic DNA includes:
- the DCPS gene encoding m7GpppX diphosphatase, with translation MAEGPQPKRKREEEEEKNGGAATQGAAAAFTLSDLRVRRVLRESARDKIVFLHAERIGLSGEGTDAVVILEKTPFQEEKIPDLLKKPMHAELQMHNDIYCTFYLSPPPELSEIKATVVYPATEKHIQKYLRQEVHLIRETWEDYKNITLPFIQSQSFSIQWVYNILEKKAEADRIVHENPDPSNGFVLVPDLKWNQNQLDDLYLIALVHRRGIKSLRDLTAEHLPLLRNVLQEGQEAIVKRFGMPGSQLRIYLHYQPSYHHLHVHFTALGYDAPGSSVERAHLLADVIDNLAMDSMYYQKRALTFPLRADEPLFKKFQEAGKV, from the exons ATGGCGGAGGGCCCGCAGCCGAAGAGGaagcgggaggaggaggaggagaaaaatggcGGGGCCGCCACTCaaggcgccgccgccgccttcACGCTGTCGGACCTGCGGGTGCGGCGCGTCCTGCGGGAGTCGGCGCGGGACAAGATCGTGTTCCTGCACGCGGAG AGGATTGGCCTCTCTGGAGAGGGCACAGATGCTGTAGTCATCCTGGAAAAGACTCCTTTCCAGGAGGAGAAGATCCCAGACCTGCTGAAGAAGCCCATGCACGCAGAGCTGCAGATGCACAACGACATTTACTGCACCTTCTACCTGAGCCCTCCCCCAGAGCTGAGTG AGATCAAAGCCACAGTGGTGTACCCTGCCACGGAGAAACACATCCAGAAATATCTCCGTCAGGAAGTGCACCTCATCCGTGAAACCTGGGAGGATTACAAGAACATAACCCTGCCCTTCATCCAGTCCCAGAGCTTCAGCATCCAG tgGGTGTATAACAtcctggagaagaaagctgAGGCTGATCGAATCGTCCATGAAAACCCAGATCCTTCCAATGGCTTTGTTCTGGTTCCAGATTTAAAGTGGAATCAAAACCAG ctgGATGACCTGTACCTGATCGCCCTCGTGCACCGCCGGGGGATCAAGTCCCTGAGAGACCTCACGGCCGAGCACCTCCCGCTGCTGAGGAACGtcctgcaggaggggcag GAGGCCATAGTGAAGCGCTTCGGCATGCCCGGCTCCCAGCTGCGGATCTACCTGCACTACCAGCCCTCCTACCACCACCTGCATGTGCATTTCACTGCCCTGGGCTATGATGCACCgggcagctctgtggagagAGCCCATCTCCTGGCCGATGTCATTGACAACCTGGCCATGGACTCCATGTACTACCAGAAACGGGCTCTGACCTTCCCCCTGCGGGCTGATGAACCCCTGTTTAAGAAGTTCCAGGAGGCAGGAAAAGTGTGA